In Arthrobacter sp. B3I9, the following are encoded in one genomic region:
- a CDS encoding replication-associated recombination protein A, which produces MDDLFGAGQDNAGGRDDDAEEARDGRPTGGATSPRSPLAVRMRPRTLDDVVGQQHLLGQGSPLRQLAAGTDATGPAGPSSLILWGPPGTGKTTLAHVIAKGPGRKFVELSAITAGVKDVRRVMDEALTARDLYKTTTVLFLDEIHRFNKAQQDALLPGVENRWVVLVAATTENPSFSVVSPLLSRSLLLTLKPLTDADVEGLLLRATADARGLGGKVELSAEALEHLVRLSGGDARRALTALEAAAGVAFGDADDADAVVVGAAAEGAASAGPAPVRIELRHTERALDVASVRYDRAGDQHYDVASAFIKSIRGSDVDAALHYLARMLEAGEDPKFVARRIVISAAEDVGMADPTALQTAVAAAQAVQLIGMPEGRIVLAEAVVHLATAPKSNAAYMGLNQAIADVRAGLGNGIPAHLRDAHYPGSKQLGHGKGYKYAHDAPHSVATQQYPPDDLVGRNYYQPTANGAERDIATRLERLRKIVRGQ; this is translated from the coding sequence GTGGATGATCTCTTTGGCGCAGGGCAGGATAACGCCGGTGGACGCGACGACGACGCCGAAGAGGCCAGGGACGGCCGGCCCACAGGTGGAGCCACGTCGCCCCGGAGCCCGCTGGCTGTCCGGATGCGGCCACGGACGCTGGACGACGTCGTCGGCCAGCAGCATCTGCTGGGCCAGGGGTCGCCGCTACGCCAGCTTGCGGCGGGAACGGACGCGACCGGGCCCGCGGGCCCGAGTTCGCTGATCCTCTGGGGTCCTCCCGGGACCGGCAAGACCACGCTCGCGCACGTCATCGCGAAGGGTCCGGGCCGGAAATTTGTGGAGCTCTCCGCGATAACGGCCGGCGTCAAGGACGTCCGTCGCGTGATGGACGAGGCCCTCACCGCCCGGGACCTCTACAAAACCACCACCGTGTTGTTCCTGGACGAAATCCACCGTTTCAACAAAGCACAGCAGGACGCCCTGTTGCCCGGCGTCGAAAACCGCTGGGTGGTGCTGGTGGCCGCGACCACGGAAAATCCATCCTTTTCCGTCGTCTCCCCGCTGCTTTCCCGGTCGCTGCTGCTGACCCTCAAACCGCTCACCGACGCGGATGTCGAGGGCCTGCTCCTGCGCGCCACGGCCGATGCCCGGGGCTTGGGGGGCAAAGTGGAACTTAGTGCCGAGGCCCTGGAACACCTTGTGCGGCTCTCCGGCGGGGATGCCCGGCGGGCGCTGACCGCACTGGAGGCCGCTGCCGGCGTCGCGTTCGGTGATGCGGACGACGCCGACGCAGTCGTTGTGGGGGCAGCCGCCGAGGGAGCCGCTTCGGCCGGGCCGGCTCCGGTCAGGATCGAGCTGAGGCACACCGAGCGGGCGCTGGACGTCGCATCCGTGCGGTATGACCGCGCCGGGGACCAGCACTACGACGTGGCCAGCGCCTTCATCAAGTCCATCCGGGGCTCCGACGTTGACGCCGCCCTGCATTACCTCGCGCGGATGCTCGAGGCGGGGGAGGACCCGAAGTTCGTTGCCCGGCGCATTGTCATTTCCGCGGCGGAGGACGTCGGCATGGCAGATCCCACGGCGCTGCAGACCGCCGTCGCCGCGGCGCAGGCCGTGCAGCTGATCGGAATGCCCGAAGGCCGCATCGTCCTGGCCGAGGCAGTGGTGCACCTTGCCACGGCGCCGAAGTCCAACGCGGCCTACATGGGCCTGAACCAGGCGATCGCCGACGTCCGCGCCGGACTGGGCAACGGCATCCCCGCGCACCTGCGCGACGCCCACTATCCCGGCTCCAAGCAGCTGGGCCACGGGAAAGGCTACAAGTACGCCCACGACGCGCCGCACTCCGTGGCCACCCAGCAATACCCGCCGGACGACCTGGTGGGCCGCAACTACTACCAGCCGACCGCCAACGGCGCGGAGCGGGACATCGCCACCCGGCTGGAGCGGCTACGGAAGATCGTCCGCGGCCAGTAA
- the aspS gene encoding aspartate--tRNA ligase → MLRTHDLGSLRSEHIGQTVTLAGWVGRRRDHGGVAFVDLRDASGVAQVVVREEEVFHGLRNEYVLQIIGTVSRRPEGNENPALPTGEIEVMAEKVTILNTSDPLPFQIDEHVEVGEEARLKHRYLDLRRPGPARNMRLRSEANRVARELLHGEGFVEIETPTLTRSTPEGARDFVVPARLAPGSWYALPQSPQLFKQLLQVGGFEKYYQIARCYRDEDFRADRQPEFTQLDIEASFVEQDDIIRLGEGIVKALWKLIDVEIPTPIQRITYADAMARYGSDKPDLRFGLELTELTEFFKDTNFGVFKAPYVGAVVMPGGASQARRALDAWQEWAKQRGAKGLAYVLFKEDGELAGPVAKNLTDTERAGLADAVGAKPGDCIFFAAGEKTPSRALLGAARVEIGHRTGLINPADWAFCWVVDAPMFEPAAAAVASGDVAVGAGQWTAVHHAFTSPKPEFMDSFDKDPESALSYAYDIVCNGNEIGGGSIRIHEREVQERVFELMGLDKEDAQTKFGFLLEGFKFGAPPHGGIAFGWDRVVALLAGVESIRDVIAFPKSGGGYDPLTQAPAPITAQQRKEAGVDFKPEAKKAAPVPQRAEDAAK, encoded by the coding sequence GTGCTGCGCACACATGACCTCGGATCCCTTCGTTCCGAGCACATTGGACAAACCGTAACCCTGGCCGGCTGGGTCGGCCGGCGTCGTGACCACGGTGGTGTCGCATTCGTTGACCTGCGCGACGCTTCAGGCGTCGCCCAGGTCGTCGTCCGCGAGGAAGAGGTCTTCCACGGCCTGCGCAACGAGTACGTGCTGCAAATCATCGGCACCGTGTCCAGGCGTCCCGAGGGCAATGAGAACCCCGCGCTGCCAACCGGAGAGATCGAGGTGATGGCCGAGAAGGTCACCATCCTGAACACCTCCGATCCGCTGCCTTTCCAGATCGACGAGCACGTCGAGGTCGGCGAAGAAGCACGCCTGAAGCACCGCTACCTGGACCTGCGCCGCCCGGGCCCCGCCCGCAACATGCGGCTGCGGTCGGAAGCCAACAGGGTGGCCCGCGAGCTGCTCCACGGGGAAGGTTTCGTCGAAATCGAAACCCCCACGCTGACCCGATCGACGCCGGAAGGCGCCCGGGACTTCGTCGTCCCCGCCCGCCTGGCGCCCGGCTCCTGGTACGCGCTTCCGCAGTCGCCGCAGCTGTTCAAGCAGCTCCTCCAGGTCGGTGGATTCGAGAAGTACTACCAGATCGCCCGCTGCTACCGCGACGAGGACTTCCGCGCGGACCGCCAGCCCGAGTTCACCCAGCTCGACATCGAAGCCAGCTTCGTGGAGCAGGACGACATCATCCGCCTCGGTGAAGGCATCGTAAAGGCGCTCTGGAAGCTGATCGACGTCGAGATCCCGACTCCGATCCAGCGCATCACCTACGCCGACGCCATGGCCCGCTACGGCTCCGACAAACCGGACCTGCGCTTCGGCCTGGAGCTCACCGAGCTCACCGAGTTCTTCAAGGACACCAACTTCGGCGTGTTCAAGGCCCCCTACGTCGGCGCCGTCGTCATGCCGGGGGGCGCCTCGCAGGCCCGCCGCGCGCTGGACGCCTGGCAGGAATGGGCCAAGCAGCGCGGCGCCAAGGGCCTGGCGTACGTCCTGTTCAAGGAGGACGGCGAACTCGCCGGCCCCGTGGCGAAGAACCTCACCGACACCGAACGAGCCGGCCTCGCCGACGCCGTCGGCGCCAAGCCCGGCGACTGCATCTTTTTCGCCGCCGGCGAGAAGACGCCGTCGCGCGCCCTGCTGGGTGCTGCCCGGGTGGAGATCGGCCACCGCACCGGCCTCATCAACCCGGCCGACTGGGCCTTCTGCTGGGTGGTCGACGCGCCCATGTTCGAACCGGCCGCAGCCGCCGTCGCTTCCGGCGACGTCGCCGTCGGTGCCGGCCAGTGGACCGCTGTGCACCACGCCTTCACCTCGCCCAAGCCCGAGTTCATGGACAGCTTCGACAAGGATCCCGAATCGGCGCTGTCCTACGCCTACGACATCGTCTGCAACGGCAACGAGATCGGCGGCGGCTCCATCCGTATCCACGAGCGCGAGGTCCAGGAACGGGTCTTCGAGCTCATGGGCCTGGACAAGGAGGATGCGCAGACCAAGTTCGGCTTCCTGCTGGAGGGCTTCAAGTTCGGCGCCCCTCCGCACGGCGGCATTGCCTTCGGCTGGGACCGCGTGGTGGCACTGCTGGCCGGCGTCGAGTCGATCCGCGACGTCATCGCCTTCCCCAAGTCCGGCGGCGGTTACGATCCGCTGACCCAGGCGCCTGCCCCGATCACGGCGCAGCAGCGCAAGGAAGCCGGTGTGGACTTCAAGCCGGAAGCCAAGAAGGCCGCGCCTGTTCCCCAAAGGGCCGAGGACGCAGCCAAGTAG
- a CDS encoding acVLRF1 family peptidyl-tRNA hydrolase, whose amino-acid sequence MANPDTRLAFVSGERLPGWVERFAASHGTVAEEELDGGLQLRAADGATALLQAPWPVDGRPGRGGDAVSRLGSLAGQPRRIGAVLVRRGGYSVAVVSGGTVLLSKTGTRHVQSRTAAGGWSQQRFARRRANQADALVEAVADHAARIFAEQQIEYLAHGGDQALAELVLAEPALKQYAALARLPFLDVPDPRAVVLKKAAADLCAVRIRVTDPPSA is encoded by the coding sequence ATGGCCAACCCCGACACCCGCCTGGCGTTCGTTTCCGGTGAGCGCCTGCCGGGTTGGGTCGAGCGCTTCGCTGCCAGCCACGGCACTGTCGCGGAGGAAGAGCTCGACGGCGGACTGCAGCTGCGGGCCGCGGACGGGGCCACCGCCCTGCTCCAGGCGCCGTGGCCGGTGGACGGCCGGCCGGGGCGCGGCGGTGACGCGGTGTCCCGGCTGGGCTCGCTCGCCGGCCAGCCGAGGCGCATTGGGGCTGTGCTGGTCCGCCGGGGCGGCTACTCGGTGGCTGTGGTCAGCGGCGGCACAGTGCTCCTCTCGAAGACCGGGACGCGGCACGTCCAGTCCCGGACGGCGGCCGGCGGCTGGTCGCAGCAGCGCTTCGCCCGGCGTCGGGCCAACCAGGCCGATGCGCTCGTCGAGGCCGTGGCCGACCATGCCGCCCGGATCTTCGCAGAGCAGCAGATCGAGTACCTCGCACACGGCGGAGATCAGGCCCTGGCCGAGCTGGTGCTTGCCGAGCCGGCGCTGAAGCAATACGCGGCCCTGGCGAGGCTGCCGTTCCTCGACGTCCCGGACCCCCGCGCAGTCGTGCTGAAGAAGGCCGCGGCAGACCTGTGCGCTGTGCGGATCCGGGTGACAGACCCGCCTTCGGCCTAG
- the rpsD gene encoding 30S ribosomal protein S4 yields MANNTRARRTARLSRALGIALTPKAAKYMERRPYGPGEHGRARKKQDSDYAVRLREKQRLRAQYGIREAQMTRAFEEARRTKGLTGENLIELLEMRLDALVLRAGFARTIAQARQLVVHRHILVDGIRVDRPSFRVSEGQLVHVHSRSETMPPFQVAAAGAHRDVLPMVPAYLDVKLDALQARLVRRPKRSEIPVTCEEQLVVEFYAR; encoded by the coding sequence GTGGCTAACAACACTCGTGCTCGCCGTACCGCACGCCTTTCGCGTGCACTCGGCATCGCTCTGACCCCCAAGGCCGCCAAGTACATGGAGCGCCGCCCGTACGGCCCCGGTGAGCATGGCCGTGCCCGCAAGAAGCAGGACTCCGACTACGCCGTACGTCTGCGCGAAAAGCAGCGTCTGCGCGCCCAGTACGGCATCCGCGAAGCCCAGATGACCCGCGCCTTCGAAGAAGCGCGCCGCACCAAGGGCCTGACCGGTGAAAACCTGATCGAACTGCTCGAAATGCGTCTCGACGCCCTCGTGCTGCGTGCAGGCTTCGCCCGCACCATCGCCCAGGCCCGCCAGCTGGTTGTCCACCGCCACATCCTGGTTGACGGCATCCGCGTTGACCGCCCGTCTTTCCGCGTCTCCGAGGGCCAGCTGGTCCACGTTCACAGCCGCAGCGAGACCATGCCCCCGTTCCAGGTTGCAGCAGCCGGCGCCCACCGCGACGTCCTGCCCATGGTTCCGGCATACCTGGACGTCAAGCTTGACGCCCTGCAGGCCCGCCTCGTGCGTCGCCCCAAGCGTTCCGAGATCCCCGTGACCTGCGAAGAGCAGCTCGTCGTGGAATTCTACGCACGCTAA
- a CDS encoding GNAT family N-acetyltransferase, protein MEPDPMHAIEALMDAAWPAPDREEAGGWVLRAASGVTQRANSTWPKEPGRDPHQQLAALRNARLWYRDRRLPLIFQMFEDPRSGPLNALLDAEGFTRQSETLVLVREGGTEPAEPETGVELAPQPSPEWLRLWWSVDGRGDDRAMAVAREILQACPGLYALVRDDDGMPAAVGRLAVPRGGAGSSGGLYCMATRPDMRRRGYALRVLEALLGAGADLNVTAYWLLVTAANTPARELYGRAGFSEAGRYLYRQERPKRHLTGC, encoded by the coding sequence ATGGAACCGGATCCGATGCACGCAATCGAAGCGCTGATGGACGCCGCGTGGCCCGCCCCGGACCGGGAGGAAGCCGGCGGGTGGGTGCTGCGCGCCGCCTCCGGGGTGACGCAGCGGGCCAATTCAACCTGGCCGAAGGAACCCGGCCGGGACCCGCACCAGCAGCTCGCTGCACTGCGGAACGCACGGCTCTGGTACCGGGACAGGCGCCTGCCGCTGATATTCCAGATGTTCGAGGACCCGCGGTCGGGGCCCCTGAACGCCCTCCTCGATGCGGAGGGCTTCACGCGGCAGTCCGAAACCCTGGTGCTCGTGCGGGAGGGCGGCACGGAACCGGCGGAGCCGGAGACAGGCGTTGAGCTGGCACCGCAGCCCTCCCCGGAGTGGCTGCGGCTCTGGTGGAGCGTGGACGGGCGCGGCGATGACCGTGCCATGGCTGTCGCCCGGGAAATCCTCCAAGCCTGCCCGGGCCTGTACGCCCTCGTGCGCGACGACGACGGCATGCCCGCCGCCGTCGGACGCCTTGCCGTTCCTCGCGGCGGAGCCGGCAGCTCGGGCGGCCTGTACTGCATGGCTACCCGTCCGGACATGCGTCGTCGCGGCTACGCCTTGCGGGTCCTGGAGGCGTTGCTCGGGGCGGGGGCGGACTTAAACGTGACCGCGTACTGGCTGCTGGTGACGGCGGCCAACACCCCTGCGCGGGAGCTCTATGGCCGGGCCGGTTTCTCCGAGGCCGGCCGTTACCTCTACCGGCAGGAGCGGCCGAAGCGCCACCTGACCGGCTGCTGA
- a CDS encoding cupin gives MAIKSFDVPDKKRCPDDKAEFDLVTVNDFSVTRLILGPGWRWSECMKLLERTELCQHHHLGFCVSGSMEVETPEGLRSTIHANDTYAIPPGHDEWVVGLTSFVAVEFLGAASFGRRGSTGVHARI, from the coding sequence ATGGCTATCAAGTCTTTTGATGTCCCGGACAAGAAGCGGTGTCCGGACGACAAGGCCGAATTCGACCTCGTCACTGTGAACGATTTCTCCGTGACGCGCCTCATCCTTGGCCCCGGCTGGCGATGGTCGGAATGCATGAAGCTGCTCGAGCGGACCGAGCTGTGCCAGCACCACCACTTGGGATTCTGCGTTTCCGGGTCGATGGAAGTTGAAACTCCGGAAGGCCTGCGATCCACCATCCATGCCAACGACACCTATGCGATCCCGCCGGGCCATGACGAATGGGTGGTCGGGTTAACCTCGTTCGTCGCTGTGGAGTTCCTGGGTGCGGCGTCGTTCGGGCGGCGCGGCAGCACGGGCGTGCACGCGAGGATCTGA
- a CDS encoding DUF948 domain-containing protein, with protein sequence MSGGDIAGLIAAGVFALLVLLLAVPILKLGGVFDEVRASIRSISDGATPLMDEVTATVSTTNQQLKKVDGIANNVSDASANISALSSLVAATVGSPLIKVAAFSYGVRSAFSSRKKPTTGRRSR encoded by the coding sequence ATGTCTGGTGGCGATATTGCCGGCCTGATCGCGGCCGGAGTGTTTGCACTGCTGGTCCTGCTGCTCGCCGTGCCGATCCTGAAGCTCGGGGGAGTGTTCGACGAAGTGCGCGCCTCCATCCGCTCGATCAGCGACGGCGCCACCCCCCTCATGGACGAAGTCACGGCCACCGTCTCCACCACCAACCAGCAGCTGAAGAAAGTCGACGGGATCGCAAACAACGTCTCCGACGCTTCGGCGAACATCTCCGCGCTGTCCTCGCTGGTGGCCGCCACCGTGGGCTCACCGCTCATCAAGGTCGCCGCGTTCAGCTACGGTGTGCGCTCTGCCTTCAGTTCCCGCAAGAAGCCCACCACCGGCCGCCGCAGCCGCTAA